The stretch of DNA AACACCTTTATTGGGCCTTCCAGAGAGGCTATAGCAATCGCTTGTAGCTGATCCTCGAGAATTGCGCTATAATTTAGCAACAATCGTACAGAACGTTCTTTTTTATTTTTTATTTCAGGACAAGGTTTATCTTCACCAAAATCAAATAGACGCAATACTGCTGGAGAATCCCCTGGAAAACGTGCTAGCTTTTCATAGACATCGGCTTGCTCTTTTAAGGTAGGCAGACGTCCTAAAGTTACAGCTAAAAACTCAGAACGAAAGAGACCTATAGAAGTTTCAGGAAAATTCTCTGATAGAGTTTCTATATCCTTATGGCTTCCTGCATGCGAAGAGACTACGGGATGTATTGATTTTCTTACTAATCCATCAGAGGGATTGACAACAACGGAAAGTTCTTTTTTATAGCAGCTTTGTAAAGTCGCTGGTTTCGGATTAAAGATCAGCTCTCCACGATAACCATCTATTAATACTAACTTACCGTTATATTGCTTTGCGACATCCCAAAGCTCCTCAGAAATATTGGCAAGATAGGGAATGCTCTTAGCTCGCGAGACTATAGCTGTATGTGATGTAGCTGCTCCTACTAATGAGACAAATCCTCGGATGTAGGCGGGATTAGCACTGGCCACTTCTGAGGGCGTTAATTCCTCTGAGAATATAATCAGATTCTGATCGGATTCTCCTAAAGAACTCTTATGTTGGCAACACAGATGACCAATCACCCTGTTAGAAATATCATGAATATCTTGAACACGCTCTACAACAGAAGGCATCCCACGCACTGCTGTTAACGACTCTTCTATTTTACCCATGACCGAAGAAAAGACATATTCTGCGTTTTTACGATCCTTACGGATAGTATTGACCACTTCCTCTGTAAGGAGGGGATCTTTGATAATCTCTAAGTGTGCCTGTAAGATAGAGGAGACCTCTTGAAGGCCCTGCTTTCCTGTAACTTCCTGCTCTAAAGCTACGATATCAGATTTAGAGCGATTCAAAGCTTTGTAATAACGATGAATTTCATGTTCGACCTCTTCTTGAGGAAGAGTTAGCTCACGAACATGTAAAGGGGAAGTTCCTAGGAAAAATACTTTACCTAAGGCCATACCAGAAACTATAGAGCTTCCTGCAACCCGCCATTCTTCGTTACCTATAGAGGGCTGTGTATCCATTATAGTTCTCCAAAACCAGAACTAAAAGCGTTTTGTATCTTCTCTAAGATACGATGAGCTTCTTTGCTTCTAACAGTCACAAGAATCTCTCCTCCTTGAGGAGCTCCTAGCATAAGAATACTCATGATACTTTTTGCATTTATAGTTTTACCTGCGTAGGTGAAATGCACATCACAGTCTTCCCCATCAAATAGTCGAACAATAACACCTGCAGGTCGCACATGGATCCCTGTAGCATTCTTAACTATACAAGTTACCTGAAGCTCTTCCATCTGATCTTGTGTATCTGTGTTCTTATTTTCAAGATAAGTGCAGGCGGGCTCACTCACCATAAACCTCTTCACTATGTAGATAGTTCTCTAACCAAGAAAGAAAAGAAGTGTAGTAGCTCTTAGTCAAATGCAGCAACTCAATTGTTTCTAAGCTTCGATGCTCTAAGCTTTCCTCATTTAAAAATATATTGGGTGAAGGAAGGTCTCTGCGTATTTCAGGATCAAAAAAGAAACACTGGTAAGCAAAAGGCTCTTCATAACCATAAAAAGGAAAGATACCTAAAGAATAACAATTTTCTTCGGCCTGCATCTTATTTAATGCAACTAGCTGTTGACGTAATTTTTGCTGTACTTTTGCTAGAGACCTCACAGGGAAAACTCCCTCATCCTCCCATTTCCCAAACCCATTATGGATAGAAAAAAATTGTTCATAATGGTTGTCTCCTAAAGGAGGCAGCCTACGATGCCCTAGAAAATCTACAAGAGGAGGTTCCCCTTGAAAACCACAACGACCGTCACGGAATACATAAAACATCTTCACCTGGTAAGGTCCTTTTTCCAAACGATAGATGTAGACTTCAATGGTTTCTAATAAAGAAAAAAAACGACAAATACTTGTAGATTCATTATGCTCAATCCCTAATACGGAACACCAGAAGTCCAAGCAAAAATCTATACGATCTTCTTTTGACAATCCCATCAGCTCGTACCAGCCTCGAGGCAGGCGGGGTATCTTTGCCGATACAACTTCCCAAGACATTTCCTTTCGCAACTGCTCTACACACAACACATCGAGAGGAAAGAAGGGGCGAACATCAAATGTTAAACTATTTTCAGGTTTTTTCATCTTTTTTCTTTCGCTATCCTATAAGCTCTTGGCTCATTCGATTACGCGCCTCTTGTGCGTGCTTTCAACAAAGACATCCTATTTTTTTATTTGGGCTTTATTGGCTCGCTGGCATAGTATCCCGTAGCCACCCAGAATGTAGCGCTCTTATCCTTATCTTCCTAGGAATATTCCTTCCTCGCAATCCTAAGCAATGGCTCCCCTTAGCACTTGCTTGGATGATTCCTTTGGTTATAACTCCTACGCCATTCATCCACGACGGTCTAGTATCAGGTACTTTTGTGATTCACCACGAAGGGAGGCGGGGAGCCTACTATGGAGAAGCACTTTCTATTCAAACTCCCTGTGGGAAACGAGCCCACCATCTCTCTTGTCAAATTCTATCGGAATCCTGTTTAGAGCTTAAAAAGGTTTACCAACTTGAAGGGACGCTACATCATACATCCCAAATTGTTTTTAAGTCTAATGCTTGCTACAAAGAAATTCCTAGATCTAGCTTGTACATGATGAAAGAGAAATGCCAAGAAACTTGCTGGCATTACCTCAACAATATTTTTCCTTCTTCTGAGGTGGGGGCCTTTGCTTCCAGTCTTTTACTAGGGACTCCCCTTCCTAAAGATCTCCAGGACTTCTTCAGACAAAAAGGATTATCCCATCTCTTTGCAATCTCAGGGTGGCATTTTTCCCTGTCCGCCTCTATTCTCTCTATGTTATTCGCTCTTCTTCCTTTAAAAATCAAAAAAATTCTGAGTTTTATTCTCCTTACCTCTCTAGCCTACCTTTTTCCCTTCTCTCCCTCGGTATGGCGCGCTTGGATCTCCTCAACTCTACTTTGTTTTTCATGGTGTTTTTCAGGATCCTGTTCGGGGCTCAATCGTCTAGGCATTGGCTTTGTTGTTTGTTCTATCTTTTTTTCGCCCTTTTCTCCTGCTTTTGTTTTAAGCTTCTTAGCCACTCTGGGGATTCTGATCTTTTTCCCTATAATTTCCTCTTTTCTCTACAATCCTTGGACCCTTTTCCTCTCTCCGTTTTGGTTACGGCCTATCCGCTACCTCTCGATGACTTTGGCAGTTTCAATATCTGCCCAGCTCTTTATTATTCTTCCAATCATGCAGTTCTTTGGCAAATTACCTCTTGAAGGCCTTCTCTATAACCTAATTGTTCCTTTTACCGTACTTCCCATCATCTTTTTACTTCTTGTTACAATTATCCTCCCATGCCTTGCCCCTATGACTGAAGTTCTTGTAAAAGGCCTTTTCTCACATCCTTGGCTCCAAAATCCCAATATCCTAATCACTCTTTCCTTTCCCCCAGTTCCTCCTTGGATTCTTACACTCTCTTCCCTTATTTTACTCCTAATTGGAATCTTGCGCACAAAAGTCACTCATAATTCGTTAGTTTCCATTACTGCTCATCGCTTCATTGAAACTCTATGAGACAAAAACATTCTAATCACAAAGCAAATTTATCCTTATTTTTTACAATTTGTTTTTATGTTAAAATTGACGAAATTTTTATGTTCAAAAATATATACGAGAATATTTATGGAAACAATATCGACCCCATCTTCACGCCGTCCTCCTACGTTATCCCATAATGCATCGCCCATTCCCTTTTCAGATCCTTTTTCTGCACCCACGACTAGTCCGCCTCTACCAGAGAGGATACCTTCTCAGGATAAGAAAAAAGAAACTAAATCCTCAGTTATCACAACAATAGCTTTTGCCATTTTAGGATTGATATTCTTCGCAAGTGGAATTCTCACCGCTTGCCTAGGTGGTTCGCTAACAATCTTTATTCCTCTATTTATACTTAGCGCTATCTTTATAGTTTTGACATTGTTGTATTTTGTAAAACACCTAAAAGAGCCTGTGATCCGAGAGCCTCCCCTCGTACCTCACTCTCCTAAAATTACTCCTCCAATCACTCCTGAACCCTCTCCTAAGTTCTCTCCTAAACCATCTCCTAAGCCGCTAACCCCAGAAGTAGAAGCACTAACACCTCCAACTCCACCTAAAACAGAGGATAGAAAAAAACTGACCTGGAATCCTAATATACAGTACCCCGCAAAATACGATTACTCGGCTCTTCATAATTTGCTAAAGCAGTTATTCTATCTAGATCCAACAACGAACCCTGGAGATCGTAGGTATCCAGATAAGCTAACATGTGTCCGCATGAGAGCTAAAGAAAAACCTGCTGTCAGTTTTCATTGCTTCAAAGGACACTTTTCTAGTGATGAGATTCTAAATAAAGAGTCGGGAGCTATTGTTATCGTAACACATTCTAGTATGGATTCCTCTATGACAGTAGGAAGAGCGACTGCTGTTTCCGCATGTTTAAGAAAAACGTGTTGGGAAGCGATCAAAAACAGCATTCCTTCTTCAGAAAAAAAATTGGCTATAGGTTCATGCATTTCTGGCTCTTGGACTATAGAAAAGGGAGACTCCCGTTATGCCTCTCACCTGATCTTTATTAACCCCCCTACATTAGAAACTCTTATTCGCGAAAAAATACGCCGAGCAATTGCATTGACAGATTTTAGTATGAAAGAAGCTTTCTCTAATTTAGTGATGGCTTATTTGCAGTGTTTTGACATCTGCATAGAGAATAATCTTACAAGTATACAGTTAGAAGTATTGGGATTAAATAACCTAAGCAGAGATCAAGAGGAATATTCTACGTGGGAGTATTGTTGCCACTTGGCTCTTATGGAAGCCTTGCGAATTTTATTGGCATCCGAAAACTCTCTGGTTAATATTTCCGTAAATAGTCCAACCGAATTACCAATGAAAACGGGATGCCAGGCGCTCTTCCGCAGTAAAAAATCCTAAAAATAGAAGGATAAAAGTAATGAAATCAAACTAGAATTCTATGAGACTCTTAGCAGCTTGTAAAATAGAATCTTTCTGTGGAAGAACTTCATTTTCAAGAATCTTAGAATAAGGAACAGGAGCGTGAAGCCCACCAAGACGGCGGATAGGAGCATCTAAATAAGAATATGCCTGTTCAGACATAGTAGCGACAAGTTCACTGCCAAAGCCGCAAAACTCTGAAGCCTCGTGAATCACCAATAACCTGCCTGTTTTCTCTATTGATTTTAGAACCGTAGCAAAGTCACAGGGTACTATAGTACGGAGATCTATAACTTCTATAGAAAGTCCTTGTGTAGCTAACTCCTGAGCAACCTCTAAGCTTAATACCAAGGGCATCCCCCAAGAGACTATGGTCAGATCTTTCCCAGGATGAAGAACAGCGGCCTTGCCAAAAGGGAGAACATAATCGTTAGAAAAAACTGGGCAGGCACTAAAAATACGTCTTTGATACAAGGCTTTATGTTCCAAAAATACTACTGGATTTGGATCTCGAATCGCAGCCTTGAGCAATGCTTTAGCATCAGCAGCATTGGAAGGATAGGCAATTTTAATGCCAGGACAATGTGCTAGAAATCCTTCAATACTTTGTGAATGGTAAGGTCCTCCCTGAATATATCCCCCTGAAGGAGCCCGTATCACTAGAGGAACTTCCCATTCACCAGCAGAACGATAGTAAATGCTGGAGGCCTCTGAAAACAATTGATTGATCCCTGGCCAAATGTAATCCGCAAATTGAATCTCAACAACGGGCTTATGAATCCCGTCTAAGGCCATCCCTATGGCGGTTCCTATGATAGTTGCCTCAGCTAATGGAGAGTTAAAACAACGTTGCGGACCAAATTTCTCTGTAAAATTCCGAGTAACACCAAAGACTCCTCCTTTATCTCCAGCAACGTCCTCACCAAAGACAATCACTCCAGAATCTCGAGTCATCTCTTCTAAGAGAGCTTCGGCAATGGCATCACGCATGACTTTGGGTTCGGACTTACGCAAATTCTGAGCGATTTCAGAATTCTCATAATCAATTAGGGTCTCCGTATGAGGCGAAAAGACTTCATGACTTGTTGATCCCTTGGAAGGAAAGGGAAGGGCTTCGGCAATCTCACAAGCTTTTCGAACTTCTTCTTGAGCTTCAGCCTTGATCTCTTCAACTTCCAGGAAGGACAAACCAAAAATATCGACAGCCTCTCTCTCTAGAAGGATTAAGGGATCCTTATCCATGCATAGTTTAAGATCTAACACCGAGCGGTATTTTTCTTGACTATCGGAATTGCTATGCGAGCCCAAGCGAACCATATCTATTAAAATCAAAGAGGGGACCGAATGTTGACGGGCTTGATTTATTGCAGAAGAAAAGGTTTCGCTAAGAGAAGCATAGTTGCCGCCGTCGACCTCATAGACAGCTAACCCTTGGTAACAACTACCCAAGCGAGCAAGGTCTGCTCCACATTGATCTTCAAAAGGAACAGAAATCGCCCAATGATTATTTTGGATTACTGTAATTAAAGGCAGTTGGTGTAAGGAAACAAAGTTCAACATTTCATGAAATTCGCCTTGTGATGTAGCTCCATCGCCTCCAGAAACATAAACAACTTCGTCAACTGACAAGTTCTTGACAGCCCAAGCACGACCTGCTGCTTGTAAAAACTGCGTCCCTACAACACTGGACTGACAGCAAATACGCAACTTTTTATGAGAATAATGATAGGGCATCATTCTGGCAGAAGAATGATTTAAGGTCATACGAGCAAGAAAAGAGGCAAAGATTTCAGAGAGATCACAACCCAAGCCTATAGGGAATCCCTGATCTCTATAATAAGGGAAGGACCAATCTTTACCAGGAATAAGACTTTTACCAGCAAGAACACCAGCAAGCTCGTGACCTGCGCAAGACAGCTGAAATGTACCACCCGAGCCACTCTGCCTAGAGAGGAGAAGCATCTTCTGTTCAGCAAAGCGCAACTCCCAGACTAGTTTTAAAACATCTCTTATAGAAGAAATAACTTGATTTTGTGTTACTCCCATAGATCTCTCAGTAAAGTCGGTCTCTTCTCCTCCTTATACCGTGAAGTCAGAAAAAAAACCTTTTATTTTATCTAAAAAACTACGCTTCTTGGGAAAGTTTTCTGCTTTTTCTGTAGAGGCAAAATTACGCAAAAGTTCTTTTTGTTCTTCTGACAAATTCTGAGGGGTTTCTACAGAAACTCGAACTAAAAGATCTCCTCGACCTTTTCCATGAACATTAGGAAATCCTTGATTTCTTACTTTTAAAATAGTTCCACTTTGAATTCCTTCAGGGACAGTAAGACGACAAGCTCCCTCTGTTTTTAATAACGTGGGAATTTCTTTCTTCATGCCTAAAGCAGCATCTATAAAACCGATAGGAAGCTCTAGGATCAAGTCATCGCCACGACGCTCAAATACTGGATGGGGCTCTACATCAATAAAGACATAGAGATCTCCAGACGGAGCTCCATTTTGGCCTGCATCTCCGTATCCTTCCATCTTTAAGCGCATCCCAGAATCGACGCCTGCTGGAATATGCACATGCACATTACGTTTATCTTTAATTCTTCCTTGACCGCGGCATGTGGAGCAAGGATCCGTGATAATACGACCTTCTCCACCACACTCTGGACATGTAGATGCCATAGAGAAAAAGCCTCGACTTTGTACGACTTGTCCAGAACCTTTGCAGCGTTCGCAACATTTAATCCCCTGAGAATTGACGGCTCCTTGACCAGCACATGTTTCACAAGATTTGTATCCAGAAACAACAAGCTCTTTCTCAACACCGTGAGCAGCTTCTTCAAAAGTTAAATTGATATGAACTTTCTTGCTTGCTCCTTGACGAGCACCTCCAGGATCCGAGCGCATTCCGAAAGCTTCGCCAAGCCCTCCAAAAAGACCTTCGAAGAAGCTCCCTCCCCCTCCGAACTCTCCGCCGAATGCTCCCATGAAAGTGCGTAAGGCATCTTCCATGTTCCCCATTCCTCCAGCACCGCCAAAACCTCCAGCTCCAGCAAAAGGACCATCCTTACCGAAACGATCGTAAGAATCGCGCTTCTGAGGATCACTCAGAACTTCATAAGCTTCAGAAACTTCTTTGAAGCGTTTTTCTGCTTCCGCATCTCCAGGATTTTTATCTGGATGATATTTAATAGCTAATTTGCGATAGGCTTTTTTAATTTCTTCTGCAGAAGCAGTTTTAGAAATGCCTAAAATCGAATAATAATCCATACCCTAAACACTACCAACTAACACGAGATTGCCAATTAACGACTACGATATTTAGCCGCAGCTTTAGATTTAGCTCGTTTCTTGACAGAAGGCTTGTCGTAAAAGCGATGGGACTTAGCAGCTTTTAAAATCCCCTCTTTATCTATTTTCTTTTTTAAAATGCGTAGAGCGCGATCTACAGGCTCTCCAACTCGAACTTTAACACTGGGCATGCATTACCTTATTACGCAATAAATAACAAATCTCTGGTCTCCTATAAACACAATAATAATCTTTTTACTATGTGCTTTAGAAGAGTCCCGATTGTACCACTACTTCTATTAGGCTTCAAGAGATAGTTGAATTCATCCAGCACCAACAGCATCAAGAAATAGTTAGAAAATGAAAATCAAAAAAGACAGGAATAACTACGATAATCGGGAGAAATCTGATTATTATATTCTAATTCTACAACCATAAGTTGAGAAATCACGTGCCTGCGAATCTGTTCTATAGAGGGAGCGACCTCTTGTAGAACAATCTTATTCGAAAAACTGCTAGCGAAGAGTTGCGGATTAGGAGAAATGACGTGATAATACTTATGAGCGACGCAATATTCAGAAGCCTCTGGATAAGAAAGTAAGGTTCCAGGACCAACGCCTCTTCTTTTTTGACTAAAGCCGTCTTCAGAAATCTCTGAGCTTAAAGTCAGGACTCCCCCGCGTTTCCCCAAAGGAAGCATTAAAGCTTTTTTTTCATCTTTGGATAATAAATATCCTTCCAAAGAGCTATATCCTAATAAAGGTACATTCTTTGCCATGGCCAACCCTTGAGCAAAAGAAATCCCTATGCGTGTTGCAGAAAAGTTCCCTGGACCCAGAGCAACAGCAACTCCCTGAAAACACAAATCATTACTTTTAAAAAGAAACTCTAAAACAATTCCAAGATCTGGACCCACTGGCAAAGACCAATGCTCAAGTACTTTCTGGTTATCCACATAAGCTAAGAACGGATAATATCCAGAAGTGTCTACTATAACATACTTATAGAAGTACATACGTCGAATTTCAATATAAAAAAATAAACTATACCAACAAACCTTTTTTAATCAAATAAAAATATCCAGAAAATGAAATAATTTATTGTTTTATTTATTCAGATCCCCTAAACTTTTTTGCCGATTTAGATATAAAGGTTGAACATGAACTGTGAATTTTTTACGCCAATACACTTCTGTCCTCAATTTTACTCGATTCTCCCCTACTTAGGGAAAGGATCGGGGATTCTTGAAAGGATGTCAAATAAAATTGAGAACTACTTCCATTTAGGCGGAATGAGAAAGATTGTATTTGAAGAATACAACGCTGGCAAATCCTTCCTATACATGGAACAATTTAAAAATATTCCCCTCGTAGAGAAATTAATAAAAATCCTCTCCTATATTTTAATTATCCCAGTAATCTTTATGTTAATTTGTAGAATTATTATTCGCTTCATTCTTGCACGTAAATACGAGGGATCTGGAATTAGAATTAGAAAAGAAGAATTAAAAGACTTCTTTCTTAAAAATAAAGAGAACTTTGTCTTTCCCAAACCCCACCCTGAAGGCTTAAAAAAAATTAAAGAGCTACACGCTATAGCACGTTCTGGAGTTAGCTACGAACAATTATTAGATCGAGGCTTCTCCTTTAACCCTCTAATCTTCGTTTCAATAAAAAAAATGCATCCAGAATTGAAGGCCGATGCTTCTCCAGAGGAGATCCTAAAACAAACTGTTAAGGATACGCAGGATTTAGGATTTTCTTACAATGAATTCAGTTCGAGTTTGACTTTTACTTTTTTTGCATCCTGTCAGAAGTCTTCTGGCGAAACTATTTCAGGAGATACAAGAGCGAGCAATGCATACAAGAATAGTTTAACAAAGGCAATCGAACAACTAGAAAAACAAAAAGACACGTCCCCAGATCTTCTCTATACGACACAACGATTACAATACCTGAACTCATTTGATATTGAAGTTAAAGGAATCAGTCATAGCTTCGGCCTCGTAATTAGAAGAGATTATTTGCAATCCTTCTCTGATGGAAACGTGGATGGAAATTTATCTTTATCTGAGTTCTGAGAGAAAAATTCCCGAATCATCAATAGTAGTTAATATTTGAAAGCCAGTTTGTTACAATATATAAGAATAAAAATTCTGGCCTATGTTTGTTCGATTTTTTCGTCCTCTAGTTTTCTCGGATCAGTCCTTATCTTTTCTTCCTTACTTAGGAAAGGGTTCTGGGACTATTGAAAAGTGTTCGCATATCGTTGATAACTACTTCCATTTAGGAGGGGAAAAATCCGTTATCGTCAAAGGAGTTTCTAGTAACTCCTTTCTATACGTTACTAGGATCTTTCCAATTTCGAATTTTGAAAAAATATTAAAAATCCTCTCCTATATCTTAATTCTTCCTGTAATTCTAACCCTTGTTATTAAGATTGTTTTACGTATCATACTATTCTTTAAGTATCATGGTCTAATCATAGGAGTTAAAGAGGAAGAATTAAAAAAATTGCTTTTGCCTAATACAGAAAACCTGAGCCTTCCTGCAGCATCTCCTGAGGCACTAAAGAACATTCATGCTTTACACACTTTAGTCCGCTCTGGAAAAACTTATAATGAACTTATACAACAGGGGTTTTCTTTCACTAAAACCACTCGGAATCTTCATCAAATTCCCTCACCAAATCGAGATATCGGATTCTCTTATGATAAACTTTTCCCTGGATTTTATTTTCATTCGTTCGTGTCTACCCCAAATGCTTTAGGAAGTGAGCGTGCTCTTAACTACCACCAGGAGAAGCAGAGGGAAATGATTTTTAAATTAAAAAATACACAACCCTATTCTTTTGTCTTCCGATCTCAGTATTTCCCTTTGATTCAAACAGAAAACACAAGCTTACCATTTGGACTTGCGACGCTTGTTCTTTGGAAAATCTCCCCTATACAAAATTAGAAAGTTTCAAAAATAAGATCCTATTTTCTTAATCTCTTGAATAACTTTTAACAGCGGATACAAATTATTTTTTGAAAAAAATAAAAAAAGACGATTTGCCTTAAACGCCAGTCTTTCCTAATCTTTAATCCCTTCTAGATATTTTTTAGAAGTTGTATATATGCGCTAATTGCATTTATTTTGTAATATAGCGAAATATGCAATCTTTAAAATCGCCCCCTCTTTTTAACCCAGAGAAAAGAGCGGTATTTATTGGGGCGACAGACAAATATAGCCGAGCATAAGGACAATTGTGGACTCTACAAGCAACAGCGACTCCCCCATCTTAGATCCAAATCCAGAAGATGTTGAAAAGCTTTTAGATGAATCTGAAGAGGAATCCGAAGATCAATCTACTGAGCGTTTGCTTCCTTCTGAGTTATTTATCCTTCCGTTAAATAAAAGACCATTTTTCCCAGGCATGGCTGCGCCCATTCTGATTGAATCTGGTCCTTATTACGAAGTATTAAAAGTCCTAGCGAAGTCATCCCAAAAATATATTGGTCTGGTCTTAACCAAAAAAGAGAATGCCGACATTTTAAAAGTTAATTTTAACCAGATGTATAAAACTGGGGTAGCAGCAAGAATACTCCGTATCATGCCAATCGAGGGCGGTAGTGCCCAAGTCCTTTTAAGCATTGAAGAACGTATACGCATTATAGAACCTGTTAAAGACAAGTATCTCAAAGCTCATGTTTCTTATCATGCAGACAATAAAGAGCTTACAGAAGAGCTAAAAGCTTACTCTATTAGTATTGTCTCTGTTATCAAGGACCTTTTAAAACTGAATCCTCTGTTTAAAGAAGAGCTTCAGATTTTTCTTGGCCATTCAGATTTTACTGAACCAGGTAAGCTTGCTGATTTTTCTGTTGCTCTAACGACAGCAACACGGGAAGAGCTCCAAGCAGTCTTAGAAACAACGAATATGCATGATCGCATTGATAAAGCACTGATCTTACTAAAAAAGGAACTAGACTTAAGCCGTCTACAGAGCAGCATCAATCAAAAAATCGAAGCTACGATTACAAAAAGCCAGAAGGAATTCTTCTTAAAAGAACAGTTAAAAACGATTAAAAAAGAACTGGGTTTAGAGAAAGAAGACCGCGCTATTGATATAGAAAAGTTTTCAGAAAGGCTAAGAAAGCGTCATGTCCCTGACTATGCTATGGAAGTCATTCAAGATGAAATTGAAAAACTTCAAACTTTAGAAACTTCTTCTGCGGAATATACCGTATGCCGCAATTATCTGGATTGGCTAACCATCATTCCTTGGGGCATACAAAGTAAAGAATATCATGACTTAAAAAAAGCAGAAGTCATCCTTAATAAGGACCACTACGGTCTTGATGAGATTAAACAACGCATTCTAGAGTTAATTAGTGTAGGCAAGCTTTCCAAAGGATTAAAAGGAAGTATCATCTGTCTTGTAGGCCCCCCAGGAGTTGGGAAAACAAGTATAGGGCGCAGCATTGCTAAAGTCCTCCATAGAAAGTTTTTCCGTTTCTCTGTAGGAGGGATGCGTGATGAGGCGGAGATTAAAGGTCATCGCCGCACCTATATTGGAGCTATGCCTGGAAAAATGGTACAAGCTCTCAAGCAAAGCCAAGCTATGAATCCTGTCATTATGATTGATGAGGTAGATAAAATTGGTGCTAGTTATCATGGAGACCCAGCCTCTGCTCTGCTAGAGGTTTTAGATCCTGAGCAAAACAAAGATTTTCTCGATCACTATTTGGATGTACGTGTTGATCTATCTAATGTACTATTCATTCTGACGGCTAATGTTCTAGATACAATCCCTGATCCTCTTTTAGATCGCATGGAGATTCTCCGACTTTCTGGTTACATTTTAGAAGAGAAGTTTCAAATTGCGAAAAAGTATCTGGTTCCCAAAGCACGCAAAGAAATGGGTTTAACAGCGAGTGAAGTAAATTTCCAACCCGAAG from Candidatus Chlamydia corallus encodes:
- a CDS encoding tRNA threonylcarbamoyladenosine biosynthesis protein TsaB, which codes for MYFYKYVIVDTSGYYPFLAYVDNQKVLEHWSLPVGPDLGIVLEFLFKSNDLCFQGVAVALGPGNFSATRIGISFAQGLAMAKNVPLLGYSSLEGYLLSKDEKKALMLPLGKRGGVLTLSSEISEDGFSQKRRGVGPGTLLSYPEASEYCVAHKYYHVISPNPQLFASSFSNKIVLQEVAPSIEQIRRHVISQLMVVELEYNNQISPDYRSYSCLF
- the lon gene encoding endopeptidase La, which encodes MDSTSNSDSPILDPNPEDVEKLLDESEEESEDQSTERLLPSELFILPLNKRPFFPGMAAPILIESGPYYEVLKVLAKSSQKYIGLVLTKKENADILKVNFNQMYKTGVAARILRIMPIEGGSAQVLLSIEERIRIIEPVKDKYLKAHVSYHADNKELTEELKAYSISIVSVIKDLLKLNPLFKEELQIFLGHSDFTEPGKLADFSVALTTATREELQAVLETTNMHDRIDKALILLKKELDLSRLQSSINQKIEATITKSQKEFFLKEQLKTIKKELGLEKEDRAIDIEKFSERLRKRHVPDYAMEVIQDEIEKLQTLETSSAEYTVCRNYLDWLTIIPWGIQSKEYHDLKKAEVILNKDHYGLDEIKQRILELISVGKLSKGLKGSIICLVGPPGVGKTSIGRSIAKVLHRKFFRFSVGGMRDEAEIKGHRRTYIGAMPGKMVQALKQSQAMNPVIMIDEVDKIGASYHGDPASALLEVLDPEQNKDFLDHYLDVRVDLSNVLFILTANVLDTIPDPLLDRMEILRLSGYILEEKFQIAKKYLVPKARKEMGLTASEVNFQPEALKYMINNYAREAGVRTLNGNIKKVLRKVALKIVQNQEKAKSKKISFKISSKNLQTYLGKPLFSSDRFYESTPVGVATGLAWTSLGGATLYIESVQVSSMKTDMHLTGQAGEVMKESSQIAWTYLHSALSRYAPGYTFFQKSQVHIHIPEGATPKDGPSAGITMVTSLLSLLLEIPVVNNLGMTGEITLTGRVLGVGGIREKLIAARRSRLNILIFPEDNRRDYEELPGYLKTGLKIHFVSHYDDVFKVAFPKVK
- a CDS encoding DUF648 domain-containing protein, giving the protein MNCEFFTPIHFCPQFYSILPYLGKGSGILERMSNKIENYFHLGGMRKIVFEEYNAGKSFLYMEQFKNIPLVEKLIKILSYILIIPVIFMLICRIIIRFILARKYEGSGIRIRKEELKDFFLKNKENFVFPKPHPEGLKKIKELHAIARSGVSYEQLLDRGFSFNPLIFVSIKKMHPELKADASPEEILKQTVKDTQDLGFSYNEFSSSLTFTFFASCQKSSGETISGDTRASNAYKNSLTKAIEQLEKQKDTSPDLLYTTQRLQYLNSFDIEVKGISHSFGLVIRRDYLQSFSDGNVDGNLSLSEF
- a CDS encoding DUF648 domain-containing protein, yielding MFVRFFRPLVFSDQSLSFLPYLGKGSGTIEKCSHIVDNYFHLGGEKSVIVKGVSSNSFLYVTRIFPISNFEKILKILSYILILPVILTLVIKIVLRIILFFKYHGLIIGVKEEELKKLLLPNTENLSLPAASPEALKNIHALHTLVRSGKTYNELIQQGFSFTKTTRNLHQIPSPNRDIGFSYDKLFPGFYFHSFVSTPNALGSERALNYHQEKQREMIFKLKNTQPYSFVFRSQYFPLIQTENTSLPFGLATLVLWKISPIQN